Proteins from a single region of candidate division WOR-3 bacterium:
- a CDS encoding CocE/NonD family hydrolase — translation MGLTKLLISMNLFSYSVDTVMVQMRDGVNLVTEICYPWWYQYFPEPLPVLIARTPYPRDQILSNEMRILICDLFNYVLVIQSVRGYQGSQGFPTVFLTDGWGELRDGYDLVEWVKNQSFCNGNIGTFGPSALGITQYMLSGVVHPNLKTLIPWIACHNMYFYAAFPGGEFRKALVENWLNGIGTPFLIDSVCKHPSYDSLWKKLNLNTRLDSVIYPMFHFAGWFDIFLESQIEAFEKINFLGNNFARGKQKLIIGPWGHQTFGQNTQGDLTFPGNADWISNLKVAQLQFTWFDYYLNGEINDPDDSFLIFGKRVEFYLMGDVNYSDTTLFNRWYYSDTFPPKGVKYYKFYLHSDFSLTLNPPDLGDTYSSYISRPWDPVPTIGGNEFIGIPNDAYGPKDISSILSRTDVLVFTSPLLDTSYAVVGRPIMVLYGSSLAYDTDFMVRLADVYPDGRTILIQDNVLKARFRHGFENEELLIPNQIDTFYIPLWSTAYVFNKNHRIRIVISSTNYPRFEVNPQTGAPFMRNDPNQVETINTVYMNSTFPSHILLPLMWPHPVYVKDKEIADKYDIKFKTLLKGDKDLLIMKEKAFSNTEMEFFDIKGSKISLEKSLKSGIYFVLIKNKKIRKNAKIIYLK, via the coding sequence ATGGGATTAACAAAATTATTAATATCAATGAATTTATTTTCTTATTCAGTTGACACGGTTATGGTTCAAATGAGGGATGGTGTAAATCTTGTAACTGAAATCTGTTATCCCTGGTGGTATCAATATTTTCCTGAACCTTTGCCTGTTTTAATTGCAAGAACACCTTATCCAAGAGATCAGATATTAAGTAATGAAATGAGAATCCTCATATGTGATCTTTTTAATTATGTCCTTGTCATTCAAAGTGTAAGGGGTTACCAAGGATCTCAAGGTTTCCCAACAGTTTTTCTAACTGATGGATGGGGTGAATTAAGGGATGGATACGATTTGGTTGAATGGGTTAAAAATCAATCTTTCTGTAATGGAAACATTGGAACTTTTGGACCTTCTGCTCTTGGAATAACTCAATATATGTTATCAGGTGTTGTGCATCCAAATTTAAAAACCCTTATACCCTGGATTGCCTGTCATAATATGTATTTTTATGCTGCTTTTCCAGGTGGTGAATTCAGAAAAGCCCTTGTTGAAAACTGGTTAAATGGTATAGGAACACCTTTTTTAATTGACTCTGTATGTAAACACCCTTCCTATGACTCTTTGTGGAAAAAACTTAATCTTAATACCCGCCTTGATTCAGTGATTTATCCGATGTTTCATTTTGCTGGTTGGTTTGATATATTCCTTGAGTCACAAATAGAGGCCTTTGAAAAAATAAACTTTCTCGGTAATAACTTCGCAAGGGGAAAACAGAAACTTATAATAGGACCTTGGGGACACCAGACTTTTGGACAAAACACTCAGGGAGATTTAACTTTCCCAGGCAATGCAGATTGGATTTCAAACCTTAAAGTAGCTCAATTACAGTTCACATGGTTTGATTATTATTTAAATGGAGAAATAAACGATCCTGATGATTCTTTTTTAATATTCGGGAAAAGAGTTGAATTTTATTTAATGGGAGATGTTAATTATTCTGATACAACTTTATTTAACAGATGGTATTACTCTGATACCTTTCCACCAAAAGGTGTCAAATACTACAAATTTTATCTTCATTCTGATTTTTCCCTTACCTTAAATCCACCTGATTTAGGTGATACTTATTCCTCTTATATTTCAAGACCCTGGGATCCTGTTCCAACAATTGGTGGAAATGAGTTTATAGGAATACCAAATGATGCTTACGGTCCAAAGGATATTTCATCAATTCTCTCAAGAACTGATGTTTTAGTTTTTACAAGTCCCTTACTTGATACATCTTATGCTGTAGTTGGTAGACCAATTATGGTTCTTTATGGATCTTCTCTTGCCTATGACACTGATTTTATGGTCAGATTAGCAGATGTTTATCCTGATGGAAGAACAATACTTATCCAGGATAATGTTTTAAAAGCAAGGTTTAGACACGGTTTTGAAAATGAAGAGTTACTTATTCCTAACCAAATTGACACATTTTATATTCCCCTTTGGAGCACTGCTTATGTATTTAACAAAAATCACAGGATTAGAATAGTAATTTCTTCAACAAATTATCCAAGATTTGAAGTTAATCCACAAACGGGTGCTCCTTTTATGAGAAATGATCCTAACCAGGTAGAAACAATAAATACGGTATATATGAATAGCACTTTTCCATCACATATTCTATTGCCCCTAATGTGGCCTCATCCTGTTTATGTTAAGGATAAAGAAATTGCTGATAAGTATGATATAAAATTTAAAACATTATTAAAAGGTGATAAAGATCTGTTAATTATGAAAGAGAAAGCTTTTTCAAACACAGAGATGGAATTTTTTGATATAAAGGGTTCAAAAATCTCTCTTGAAAAAAGTTTAAAATCAGGAATTTATTTTGTTCTTATAAAAAATAAAAAAATAAGAAAAAATGCTAAAATTATATATTTAAAATAA